A genome region from Sphingomonas sp. BGYR3 includes the following:
- a CDS encoding folate-binding protein → MIPTELADRAVIAMRGADVRPFLQGLVTNDVLSVAPERPVWAGLLTPQGKALFDFIVWDDGADLLIDCEAGEADALIRRLSLYRLRRAVTIDRTQIAVHWSPDDAARGVADPRLAALGHRWLGEPGGGDASPAWRAHRLALGVTEGAGELGQDKTLWLECNARELNGVSFTKGCYVGQENTARMHHRSKVNRRLMVAPLGEAGERTRATYPDLGLMVEHRRVEAPGDAIVPEWWGDLAQG, encoded by the coding sequence ATGATCCCCACCGAACTGGCCGACCGGGCCGTCATTGCGATGCGCGGTGCGGATGTGCGCCCTTTTCTGCAGGGGCTGGTGACGAACGATGTCCTGTCGGTCGCGCCGGAGCGGCCCGTCTGGGCCGGGCTGCTGACGCCGCAGGGCAAGGCGCTGTTCGATTTCATCGTGTGGGACGATGGCGCGGACCTGCTGATCGATTGCGAGGCGGGTGAGGCCGACGCGCTGATCCGGCGGCTGTCCCTGTATCGCCTGCGCCGCGCCGTCACGATCGATCGGACGCAGATCGCGGTGCACTGGTCGCCCGATGATGCCGCGCGGGGCGTGGCCGATCCGCGCCTGGCGGCGCTCGGCCACCGTTGGCTGGGCGAGCCGGGCGGGGGGGATGCGTCCCCCGCATGGCGGGCACACCGGCTGGCGCTGGGCGTGACGGAGGGTGCGGGCGAACTGGGCCAGGACAAGACGCTGTGGCTGGAATGCAATGCCCGCGAGTTGAACGGGGTCAGTTTCACCAAGGGCTGTTATGTCGGCCAGGAGAACACGGCGCGGATGCACCACCGGTCAAAGGTGAACCGCCGCCTGATGGTCGCCCCGCTGGGCGAGGCGGGGGAGCGGACGCGCGCCACCTATCCCGACCTTGGCCTGATGGTCGAGCATCGCCGGGTGGAGGCACCGGGCGATGCGATAGTGCCGGAATGGTGGGGGGATTTGGCCCAAGGTTAG
- a CDS encoding dicarboxylate/amino acid:cation symporter → MAQANPAAGLRGNFGLQVLIGLAIGLLLGFFARGLGDGNALAEAMRTIGTIFVQLLKALVPPIVVTAIIASVAALRTLNNAGRLVAATLGWFAITAFTAVLIGIVLGIVLEPGLRAGVDIAAAKAPTTTGSWLDFLKGIVPGNALGLTASTSLKDGAATTALGFNVLQLIVIAVALGAAAVAVGPAGEPFLAFNASLQAIVRRLLFWVIRLTPIGTAALIGDAVARYGWDALASLGWFALAVYLGLAAVAFIVYPVVLKANGLSPIAFYRGVWPAAQLAFVSRSSIGTLPVTQEVTERALGVPSAYAAFAVPLGATTKMDGCAAIYPAIAAIFVAQFYGIALGVEQYLLIVLVSVLGSAATAGLTGAVVMLTLTLSTLGLPLEGVGLLLAIDPILDMGRTAVNVIGQALVPLVVSKRAGLLADREQPSAGTMVAA, encoded by the coding sequence ATGGCACAGGCGAACCCGGCCGCGGGGTTGAGGGGTAATTTCGGGCTTCAGGTGCTGATCGGTCTGGCCATCGGCCTGTTGCTGGGGTTTTTCGCGCGCGGGCTGGGCGATGGCAATGCGCTGGCAGAGGCGATGCGCACCATCGGCACGATCTTTGTTCAGTTGCTGAAGGCGCTGGTGCCGCCCATCGTGGTCACGGCCATCATCGCATCGGTCGCCGCGCTGCGGACGCTGAACAATGCCGGGCGGCTGGTCGCGGCAACGCTCGGCTGGTTCGCGATCACGGCCTTTACCGCGGTCCTGATCGGCATTGTGCTGGGCATCGTGCTTGAACCGGGCCTGCGGGCAGGTGTCGATATCGCCGCGGCAAAGGCGCCGACGACGACCGGATCGTGGCTCGATTTCCTGAAGGGGATCGTGCCGGGCAACGCCCTTGGCCTGACCGCATCGACCAGTCTGAAGGATGGCGCCGCCACCACCGCGCTCGGGTTCAACGTGCTGCAACTGATCGTCATCGCCGTGGCGCTGGGCGCGGCGGCGGTCGCAGTCGGCCCGGCGGGCGAACCGTTCCTTGCCTTCAACGCCTCGCTTCAGGCGATCGTCCGCCGCCTGCTGTTCTGGGTCATCCGCCTGACGCCCATCGGCACGGCGGCGCTGATCGGCGATGCCGTGGCGCGCTATGGCTGGGATGCGCTCGCCTCGCTCGGCTGGTTCGCGCTTGCCGTCTATCTCGGTCTCGCGGCGGTGGCGTTCATCGTCTATCCGGTCGTGCTGAAAGCCAATGGCCTGTCGCCCATCGCCTTTTATCGCGGGGTCTGGCCTGCGGCTCAGCTGGCCTTTGTCTCCCGCTCGTCGATCGGCACCCTGCCGGTGACGCAGGAGGTGACGGAGCGCGCGCTGGGCGTGCCCTCCGCCTATGCCGCCTTTGCCGTGCCGCTGGGCGCAACGACCAAGATGGACGGATGCGCCGCCATCTATCCCGCCATCGCCGCGATCTTTGTCGCGCAATTCTATGGCATCGCGCTGGGGGTCGAACAGTATCTGCTGATCGTCCTCGTCTCCGTCCTCGGATCGGCGGCGACGGCGGGGCTGACGGGGGCGGTGGTGATGCTGACCCTCACCCTGTCCACCCTTGGCCTGCCGCTGGAGGGCGTGGGCCTGTTGCTCGCCATCGATCCCATCCTTGACATGGGCCGCACCGCCGTGAACGTCATCGGTCAGGCGCTGGTGCCGCTGGTGGTATCGAAACGCGCCGGCCTGCTGGCCGATCGGGAACAGCCATCGGCAGGAACGATGGTCGCCGCCTGA
- the pyrC gene encoding dihydroorotase → MTDTLTIRRPDDWHVHLRDGAMLQAVAQYTARQFARAIVMPNLAPPITSADQADAYRDRILAAVPPGMNFTPLMTCYLTDGADGAAIVEGFRRGSFAACKLYPAHATTNSSHGVTDIANIRGVLTAMEAAEMPLLIHGEVTDHHVDIFDREAVFIDRILSGIVRDFPGLRIVFEHITTEDAVQFVESAGDNIAATITPQHLHLNRNAIFDGGIRPHAYCLPVVKREKHRLALRRAATSGSASFFLGTDSAPHALERKETACGCAGIFNAPHAIESYVQVFDEEGALDRLEAFASLNGPAFYRLPVNEETITLTRGGETVAASIPAAGTSVVPFHAGETLGWRMVG, encoded by the coding sequence ATGACTGATACGCTTACGATCCGCCGCCCCGACGACTGGCACGTCCATCTGCGCGATGGCGCCATGCTGCAGGCCGTGGCGCAGTACACCGCCCGCCAGTTCGCCCGCGCCATCGTGATGCCCAATCTGGCCCCGCCGATCACCAGCGCGGATCAGGCTGATGCCTATCGCGACCGCATCCTGGCCGCGGTGCCGCCGGGCATGAACTTCACGCCGCTGATGACCTGCTATCTGACCGATGGGGCGGATGGCGCTGCAATCGTCGAGGGTTTCCGGCGCGGATCCTTTGCCGCGTGCAAGCTCTATCCGGCCCATGCGACGACCAATTCCTCGCACGGCGTTACCGATATCGCGAACATCCGCGGCGTGCTGACGGCGATGGAGGCGGCGGAAATGCCGCTGCTCATCCATGGCGAGGTGACCGACCATCATGTCGACATCTTTGATCGGGAGGCGGTGTTCATCGACCGCATCCTGTCCGGCATCGTCCGCGACTTTCCGGGCCTCCGCATCGTGTTCGAACACATCACGACCGAGGATGCGGTGCAGTTCGTGGAAAGCGCCGGCGACAACATCGCCGCGACCATCACGCCGCAGCATCTGCACCTCAATCGCAACGCGATCTTCGATGGCGGCATCCGCCCGCACGCCTATTGCCTGCCCGTGGTGAAGCGCGAAAAGCACCGGCTGGCGCTGCGCCGCGCCGCCACCTCCGGTTCGGCCAGCTTCTTCCTCGGCACGGACAGCGCACCCCACGCGCTGGAGCGCAAGGAAACCGCCTGTGGCTGTGCCGGCATCTTCAACGCGCCCCATGCCATCGAAAGCTATGTGCAGGTGTTCGACGAGGAAGGCGCGCTCGACCGGCTGGAGGCATTCGCCTCGCTGAACGGACCCGCCTTTTACCGCCTGCCGGTGAACGAGGAAACGATCACGCTGACCCGCGGCGGCGAAACGGTGGCCGCATCCATCCCGGCAGCCGGCACCAGCGTGGTGCCCTTCCATGCCGGCGAAACGCTGGGCTGGCGAATGGTCGGCTGA
- the epsC gene encoding serine O-acetyltransferase EpsC — MEQRDMPMTVHRLIEPGAWGADRLGPLVTALRDARNQWRVRQDGRRAISRFPQPRDVQLAVETISGALFPRRLGSYSGDPATEDAWVAAELGRGLALLTDQVAAELDYWQAETPHPFDPDQAEQIVAHFAEHLPDVRAAIDADVEAAFAGDPAARSVDEILISYPGAHAILYHRLAHPLYNLGAVIVARVISELANARTGIDIHPGATIGPRFFIDHGTGVVIGETTVIGANVRLYQHVTLGARSPAAATGLTPRERFARHPVIGDDVVIYAGATLLGRIQIGDGATVGGNVWLLEDVPAGAVVVQPGAVQLDGEAAIHVAAALKGARA; from the coding sequence ATGGAACAGCGGGATATGCCGATGACGGTGCACAGGCTGATCGAACCGGGCGCATGGGGCGCCGACCGGCTGGGACCGCTGGTCACGGCGCTGCGCGATGCGCGCAACCAGTGGCGCGTGCGTCAGGATGGCCGCCGCGCGATCAGCCGCTTTCCACAACCGCGTGACGTGCAGCTTGCCGTCGAAACCATTTCCGGCGCGTTGTTTCCCCGCCGTCTGGGCAGCTATTCGGGCGATCCGGCGACCGAGGACGCGTGGGTCGCGGCAGAGCTGGGTCGCGGTCTTGCGCTGCTGACCGATCAGGTCGCAGCCGAACTGGATTACTGGCAGGCGGAAACGCCCCACCCCTTTGACCCGGATCAGGCGGAACAGATCGTCGCCCATTTCGCCGAGCATCTGCCCGATGTGCGTGCGGCGATCGACGCGGATGTGGAGGCGGCGTTCGCGGGCGATCCGGCGGCACGCAGCGTCGATGAAATCCTGATCAGCTATCCCGGCGCACACGCGATCCTCTATCACCGGCTGGCGCATCCGCTGTACAATCTGGGCGCGGTGATCGTGGCGCGCGTGATTTCGGAACTGGCCAATGCCAGAACCGGCATCGATATCCACCCCGGCGCGACGATCGGCCCCCGGTTCTTCATCGACCATGGCACCGGCGTCGTCATCGGCGAAACAACGGTCATCGGTGCCAATGTCCGGCTGTATCAGCACGTCACGCTGGGCGCGCGCAGCCCGGCGGCGGCGACCGGCCTGACCCCGCGCGAACGCTTTGCCCGGCACCCGGTGATCGGGGACGATGTGGTCATCTATGCCGGGGCCACGCTGCTTGGCCGCATCCAGATCGGCGATGGCGCGACGGTCGGCGGCAATGTCTGGCTGCTGGAGGATGTGCCGGCAGGCGCGGTGGTGGTTCAGCCGGGCGCCGTCCAGCTGGACGGGGAAGCCGCGATCCATGTTGCTGCCGCGCTGAAGGGCGCGCGCGCATGA
- a CDS encoding ABC transporter ATP-binding protein produces the protein MTAALTITGIDVSRVGRRIVHDVTASAMVGQWLGVIGANGSGKTTLLRAIAGRLPITAGSCAIFGRESAADRDARARTIGFAPPIEHFPAALRLGSLLELAGDPLEVQEQRNRGLWEALGIGALLDIPAAECSSGMRQRAALAMAFARPCRIVILDEPFNWLDPVAAFDVRAVLARLVADGLVLITALHDLTTLCGFCDSGIVMAKGRISLTLDRAMLHAGRNDAARFESDLVAALR, from the coding sequence ATGACGGCTGCGCTGACGATCACGGGTATTGACGTCAGCCGAGTCGGGCGGCGGATCGTGCATGATGTCACCGCATCTGCGATGGTCGGACAATGGCTGGGCGTGATCGGTGCCAACGGATCAGGCAAGACCACTCTGCTGCGCGCCATCGCAGGGCGATTGCCGATTACGGCAGGCAGTTGCGCAATTTTTGGCCGCGAAAGCGCCGCAGACCGTGATGCGCGGGCACGGACGATCGGTTTTGCTCCGCCAATCGAGCATTTTCCGGCGGCCTTGCGGTTGGGTAGCCTGCTGGAACTGGCCGGCGATCCGCTGGAGGTTCAGGAGCAACGAAACCGGGGTCTTTGGGAAGCGCTGGGGATCGGCGCGCTGCTCGACATCCCGGCGGCCGAATGTTCGTCGGGGATGCGCCAGCGTGCCGCCCTTGCCATGGCCTTTGCGCGGCCGTGTCGCATCGTGATCCTTGATGAACCGTTCAACTGGCTGGATCCGGTGGCGGCGTTTGATGTGCGTGCGGTTCTGGCCCGGTTGGTGGCGGACGGGCTTGTCCTGATCACCGCGCTGCATGACCTGACGACATTGTGCGGCTTTTGTGACAGCGGGATCGTGATGGCCAAAGGTCGCATTAGCCTGACGCTGGATCGTGCCATGCTGCATGCCGGACGCAATGATGCCGCACGCTTCGAAAGTGATCTGGTAGCTGCGCTCCGCTGA
- a CDS encoding gamma-glutamyl-gamma-aminobutyrate hydrolase family protein (Members of this family of hydrolases with an active site Cys residue belong to MEROPS family C26.), protein MSLPWHRVPRHDVEPRPVIGVLCCNERFDRPIQSVASRFIEPLHRLSDVTVLLVPAITDAVDIASVTARLDGLLLTGSRSHVAPARYGINSDACAERLDVQRDEVAMRLAARMIETARPVFGICRGLQELNVLFGGSLHLDLGEGRHHGVERDGAFEALFDHAHSVDLADGGVLAGLTGQRRLTVNSVHRQGIDRLGEGLAIEATDPEDGLIEAFHARPCGAEVLAVQWHPEWQADAPESARLFQRMGASLRREL, encoded by the coding sequence ATGAGCCTGCCCTGGCATCGGGTGCCCCGGCATGATGTGGAGCCGCGCCCGGTCATCGGCGTCCTGTGCTGCAACGAACGGTTCGACCGGCCGATCCAGTCGGTAGCGAGCCGCTTTATCGAGCCGCTGCACCGCCTGTCCGACGTAACCGTGCTGCTGGTCCCGGCCATCACCGATGCGGTGGACATCGCATCGGTCACGGCGCGGCTCGACGGGCTGTTGCTGACGGGATCGCGCAGCCATGTCGCCCCCGCGCGCTATGGCATCAACAGCGACGCCTGTGCCGAGCGGCTGGACGTTCAGCGGGACGAAGTGGCCATGCGCCTTGCCGCCCGCATGATCGAAACGGCCCGGCCGGTGTTTGGCATCTGTCGCGGGCTTCAGGAACTGAACGTGCTGTTCGGCGGGTCGCTGCACCTTGATCTGGGCGAGGGCCGCCATCACGGGGTGGAGCGCGACGGCGCGTTCGAGGCGTTGTTCGATCATGCGCACAGCGTCGATCTGGCCGATGGCGGCGTGCTTGCCGGGCTGACCGGCCAGCGGCGGCTGACGGTCAATTCCGTGCATCGTCAGGGGATCGACCGGCTGGGCGAAGGGCTGGCCATCGAAGCGACGGATCCGGAGGACGGCCTGATCGAGGCATTTCATGCCCGGCCCTGCGGTGCAGAGGTGCTGGCGGTGCAATGGCACCCCGAATGGCAGGCCGACGCCCCGGAAAGCGCCCGGTTGTTTCAGCGGATGGGCGCGTCGCTGCGCCGCGAACTGTAA
- a CDS encoding DUF1080 domain-containing protein: MRLALIAALIACTPATAAAPSAWRSLSNGRDFAGWSGFKGAPVPTKWRVQDGAFTLGRDGTGGDLVTADSFGDFELELEWKISAGGNSGILYFVRELADTDQTYLTGPEMQVLDDARHADGKLPSHRAGALYDLIVPASAAARPVGQWNKVRILSRDGRIEHWLNGKRVVATRYGDPAWNRRVAESKFAAMPHFAREPRGKIALQDHGDAVWYRNIRIRTF, from the coding sequence ATGCGCCTGGCCCTGATCGCTGCCCTGATCGCCTGTACCCCGGCAACGGCTGCCGCGCCGTCGGCGTGGCGCAGCCTGTCGAACGGCCGCGACTTTGCCGGCTGGTCCGGGTTCAAGGGCGCGCCGGTGCCGACGAAATGGCGGGTTCAGGACGGCGCCTTTACCCTGGGCCGCGATGGCACGGGCGGCGATCTGGTCACCGCGGACAGTTTCGGGGATTTCGAGCTGGAACTGGAATGGAAGATTTCCGCCGGGGGTAACAGCGGCATCCTTTATTTCGTGCGCGAACTGGCCGACACGGATCAGACCTATCTGACCGGCCCGGAAATGCAGGTGCTGGACGATGCCCGCCACGCCGATGGTAAGCTGCCCTCGCACCGCGCCGGTGCGCTCTATGACCTGATCGTCCCCGCATCTGCCGCCGCCCGGCCGGTGGGTCAGTGGAACAAGGTGCGCATCCTGTCCCGCGACGGGCGGATCGAACACTGGCTAAACGGAAAGCGGGTCGTCGCCACCCGCTATGGCGATCCCGCCTGGAACCGCAGGGTCGCGGAATCCAAATTCGCCGCCATGCCGCATTTCGCGCGCGAACCGCGGGGCAAGATCGCGCTGCAGGATCACGGCGACGCCGTGTGGTACCGCAACATCCGTATCCGCACCTTCTGA
- a CDS encoding DUF1134 domain-containing protein, which translates to MKRFVLSIMLAIGLAMPGLAHAQIATVDPNTAMDQDLNGTLPPASPPPVTTTNPPPVQPTTQDGVPTDDPYATTRSPYGQPYGAQSGTAPAGTTTADADTTKTYREQDLIGAAEGVFGKGAEGLAGIIENILKDQGEPSAYIAGREAGGAFVVGLRYGSGTMSHKQLGQAPVYWTGPSVGFDIGGDAAKVFVLVYNLAEQQQLYKRFPAAEGRVYFVGGFSASYLRRGDTVLIPIRLGVGWRLGANVGYMRFSEKQRWLPF; encoded by the coding sequence ATGAAGCGGTTTGTGTTGAGCATCATGCTGGCGATCGGCCTGGCGATGCCGGGTCTTGCGCATGCGCAGATCGCGACGGTCGATCCTAACACCGCGATGGATCAGGACCTGAACGGCACGCTGCCCCCCGCGTCGCCGCCGCCGGTGACGACCACCAATCCGCCGCCGGTCCAGCCGACGACGCAGGACGGCGTTCCGACCGACGATCCCTATGCCACCACCCGCAGCCCCTATGGCCAGCCCTATGGCGCGCAGAGCGGCACGGCGCCGGCGGGCACCACGACGGCGGACGCCGACACCACCAAGACCTATCGCGAACAGGACCTGATCGGCGCGGCCGAGGGCGTGTTCGGCAAGGGTGCCGAGGGCCTGGCCGGGATCATCGAAAACATCCTGAAAGATCAGGGCGAGCCCAGCGCCTATATCGCCGGGCGAGAGGCGGGCGGCGCGTTTGTCGTCGGCCTGCGCTATGGCTCGGGCACGATGAGCCACAAGCAGCTGGGACAAGCGCCGGTTTACTGGACCGGGCCGTCGGTGGGCTTCGACATTGGCGGCGATGCGGCCAAGGTGTTCGTGCTGGTTTACAACCTGGCCGAACAGCAGCAGCTGTATAAGCGATTCCCCGCCGCAGAGGGCCGCGTCTATTTCGTCGGCGGCTTTTCGGCGAGTTACCTGCGGCGCGGCGATACGGTGCTGATCCCCATCCGGCTGGGCGTCGGATGGCGGCTGGGCGCCAATGTCGGCTATATGCGGTTCAGCGAAAAGCAACGCTGGCTGCCGTTCTGA